One Hordeum vulgare subsp. vulgare chromosome 4H, MorexV3_pseudomolecules_assembly, whole genome shotgun sequence DNA window includes the following coding sequences:
- the LOC123448382 gene encoding auxin-responsive protein SAUR71-like — protein sequence MASRKKNGSEPSAPGAAPGHDEKVPRGHVPMVTSGGERVVVPVRLLAVPCIAELLDMAAQRYGYGQPGVLRVPCDAVHFRRVLDCTLRRAG from the coding sequence ATGGCGTCGAGGAAGAAGAATGGCAGCGAGCCATCAGCGCCGGGGGCGGCGCCGGGCCACGACGAGAAGGTTCCGAGGGGGCACGTCCCGATGGTCACCAGCGGCGGCGAGCGCGTGGTGGTGCCCGTCAGGCTCCTCGCAGTTCCCTGCATCGCGGAGCTGCTGGACATGGCGGCGCAACGGTACGGGTACGGCCAGCCGGGCGTGCTCAGGGTACCATGCGATGCGGTGCATTTCCGGCGGGTCCTGGATTGCACGCTGCGGAGAGCCGGCTAG
- the LOC123446954 gene encoding homeobox protein B-H1-like — MPSAHSMHILSSCLRFPTPQLMAPIRASKPPPVSLPLSPPPIYPSPPPSQHPLLHFFLLSNQAPRSSRRCLPSCAAVARQMVAEAVGFMMSRAADGGAMAPELVTRDFLGGCQASAPAPADDPRHDAAAMPGKPPLQKHLSPPPSARGDLNLFPVSGAAIAPALAAESAAAATTTTYHSVCTIEKVKTALERFERGKQGQQHHHHHHQQHSGAGAGASPSSSSVTTSSVKRRGDVEQGDGCDSPSASATGGMVAAACPRCFLYVLIARSDPRCPRCESHVPPPPAPAPKKKPRIDLNVGFLGT; from the exons ATGCCCAGCGCGCATTCAATGCACATCTTGTCCTCATGCCTTCGCTTTCCAACACCTCAATTAATGGCGCCCATACGTGCCTCCAAACCCCCCCCTGTTTCCCTTCCCCTCTCCCCCCCTCCCATttatccatctcctcctccctcccagcATCCATTGCTCCATTTCTTCCTCCTGTCCAACCAAGCACCTCGATCGTCTCGCCGCTGCCTTCCCTCTTGTGCTGCCGTGGCGCGCCAGATGGTCGCTGAGGCGGTCGGCttcatgatgtcccgggcggccgaCGGCGGGGCGATGGCGCCGGAGCTCGTCACCCGCGACTTCCTCGGCGGCTGCCAGGcctccgcccccgcccccgccgacGACCCCCGCCACGACGCCGCCGCCATG CCCGGCAAGCCGCCGTTGCAGAAGCACCTCAGCCCGCCGCCGTCGGCCAGGGGGGACCTCAACCTCTTCCCCGTCTCCGGCGCCGCCATCGCGCCGGCGCTGGCCGCGGagtcggccgccgccgccacgacaaCCACGTACCACAGCGTGTGCACGATCGAGAAGGTGAAGACGGCGCTGGAGCGGTTCGAGCGCGGGAAGCAGgggcagcagcaccaccaccaccaccaccagcagcacaGCGGCGCGGGCGCGGGAGcctccccgtcctcctcctccgtgACAACCTCCTCCGTGAAGCGCCGCGGCGACGTGGAGCAGGGCGACGGCTGCGACTCCCCGTCCGCCAGCGCCACCGGCGGCATGGTGGCCGCCGCCTGCCCGCGCTGCTTCCTCTACGTGCTCATCGCCCGCAGCGACCCCCGCTGCCCGCGCTGCGAGTCGCACGTGCCGCCGCCCCCGGCCCCGGCGCCCAAGAAGAAGCCCAGGATCGACCTCAACGTCGGCTTCCTCGGCACCTAG